One genomic window of Moorella glycerini includes the following:
- a CDS encoding uroporphyrinogen decarboxylase family protein: MAQMTSRERLLTALAKGVPDRLPATVHQWQPYHLERYMGGIDTLDAFQECGLDAVIQYFEAMGQFWVPGKVESKRYSDEWYDEVEIVNDDPEWMIVHHTIHTPKGTLTYKTEGNRYTVWITEFMIKKPEDIYLLKYMPVPKLDKNAIRKEYDRIGDRGILKGFVWGDQAGCWQHACVLYDTAPMIYAAMDDPAWVHEFLHILLEKKLQFIYESLRGAKFDLIETGGGASSSTVISPKMFEEFCLPYDKKIHDALHDVGHIASYHTCGGMLGLFDLIIATNTDCSETLAPKGVGGNIEGSELYEAMHGKVALIGGLDQYNILTNGTPEQVKQEVHRLFEIYGKGGGYIMMPADHFFDAPKENLLAYGEAVRECIY, from the coding sequence ATGGCGCAAATGACTTCCCGGGAAAGATTGCTTACCGCCCTGGCCAAAGGAGTGCCCGACCGCTTACCGGCGACGGTACACCAGTGGCAGCCCTATCATCTGGAAAGGTATATGGGTGGTATTGATACCCTGGATGCCTTCCAGGAGTGTGGCCTGGATGCCGTCATTCAGTATTTTGAAGCCATGGGGCAATTCTGGGTGCCGGGTAAAGTGGAGTCCAAAAGGTATTCAGATGAGTGGTATGACGAAGTAGAGATCGTCAATGACGACCCTGAGTGGATGATTGTCCACCATACCATCCACACTCCTAAAGGGACACTGACGTATAAAACCGAAGGCAATCGCTATACGGTGTGGATTACGGAATTTATGATCAAAAAGCCTGAGGATATTTACCTCCTGAAGTATATGCCTGTCCCAAAGCTTGATAAAAATGCCATCCGGAAAGAATACGATCGCATTGGCGATAGGGGAATTTTGAAGGGCTTTGTCTGGGGTGACCAGGCCGGTTGCTGGCAGCATGCCTGCGTGCTCTATGACACGGCGCCTATGATCTATGCGGCCATGGATGATCCAGCCTGGGTACACGAATTTTTGCATATCCTCCTGGAAAAGAAACTGCAGTTTATATATGAATCCCTGCGAGGAGCCAAATTCGATCTTATAGAAACCGGCGGTGGCGCTTCTTCTTCTACGGTCATTTCGCCCAAAATGTTCGAGGAATTCTGCCTGCCCTATGACAAGAAGATCCACGATGCCCTCCACGATGTGGGGCATATAGCTTCATACCACACCTGTGGCGGTATGCTCGGCCTCTTCGATCTCATCATCGCCACCAATACCGACTGTTCGGAAACCCTGGCACCGAAGGGCGTGGGAGGCAATATTGAGGGCTCCGAGCTGTATGAAGCCATGCACGGGAAAGTAGCCCTTATAGGTGGCCTGGACCAGTATAATATCCTGACCAACGGGACGCCGGAGCAGGTCAAGCAAGAAGTTCACAGGCTTTTTGAGATTTACGGCAAAGGCGGTGGATACATTATGATGCCTGCCGACCACTTCTTCGACGCGCCTAAAGAAAACCTGCTTGCCTATGGCGAAGCAGTAAGGGAATGCATCTATTAA
- a CDS encoding uroporphyrinogen decarboxylase family protein, giving the protein MTSKERALVAIKGNKTDRLPMWYGGAPETTQNIMDFLGAKTEKEALYDILGMDFKTIRPKYIGLPFKKYEDGTVENEWGIRRGGLHYGQALNHPLADAQTIKDVEKYKFPDPDDWDVVITREELEDARGYCLIGATWAPFFHDSTELMGMEQFFVNMYVNPGVVEAIIRKCFEFYYELNRRTYEANPDVIDFYFFGNDFGSMRALLMSPEMWRKFYKPYVAKLIEQAHANGAVAGLHSCGDIHEIFPDLIEIGLDVINPIQVSCQHMDPAVLKREYGKHIAFFGGIDENEILLNGTEAEVRAETRRIIDVLGSDGRYIVAASHDYLLPEVPARNIVAMYDEARKYSSGR; this is encoded by the coding sequence ATGACTTCCAAAGAACGGGCACTGGTTGCAATTAAAGGAAATAAAACAGACAGATTACCCATGTGGTATGGGGGCGCACCCGAAACGACCCAAAATATAATGGATTTTCTTGGTGCAAAGACAGAGAAAGAAGCATTATATGATATTCTTGGCATGGACTTTAAAACCATTAGGCCTAAATATATCGGATTGCCCTTTAAAAAATATGAGGATGGAACTGTAGAGAATGAATGGGGAATTAGAAGAGGCGGTTTGCACTACGGCCAGGCTCTTAACCACCCTCTGGCAGACGCGCAGACAATAAAGGATGTTGAAAAATACAAATTCCCCGATCCCGATGATTGGGATGTAGTCATCACCAGGGAGGAACTGGAGGATGCCAGGGGGTATTGCCTTATCGGCGCAACATGGGCTCCGTTTTTTCACGATTCTACAGAACTTATGGGCATGGAACAATTCTTTGTCAATATGTATGTAAATCCCGGGGTGGTCGAAGCCATTATCAGAAAATGCTTTGAGTTTTATTATGAACTCAACCGGAGAACTTACGAGGCCAACCCGGATGTCATTGATTTCTACTTCTTTGGTAATGATTTTGGCTCCATGCGCGCTTTATTGATGTCCCCCGAAATGTGGCGCAAGTTTTACAAACCCTACGTTGCCAAACTGATAGAACAGGCCCATGCAAACGGAGCGGTAGCGGGTCTACATTCCTGCGGGGATATCCATGAAATCTTCCCGGATTTGATAGAAATTGGCTTAGACGTCATTAATCCTATCCAGGTAAGTTGCCAGCATATGGACCCAGCGGTGCTGAAGAGAGAATATGGCAAACACATTGCCTTTTTCGGCGGTATTGATGAAAATGAAATTTTATTAAACGGAACGGAAGCGGAGGTACGGGCCGAAACAAGAAGAATTATCGATGTCCTGGGCAGTGATGGCAGGTATATCGTGGCCGCCTCCCACGATTACCTGCTACCTGAAGTGCCAGCGCGCAATATTGTGGCCATGTATGATGAAGCCAGAAAATATAGCTCAGGAAGGTGA
- a CDS encoding L-fucose isomerase, with protein sequence MKDALFLNTSLPKIGIRPIIDGRRNGVRESLEETTMGMARRVKKLLESNIKYPNGLPVECVIADTTIGGVAEATRCAEKFAREGVGLTISVTPCWCYGSETIDMDPFMPKAIWGFNGTERPGAVYLAAALAGHSQKGLPAFGIYGRDVQDAGDENIPDDVAQKILQFARAGLAVALMRRKSYLSIGNVSMGIAGSIVDPHFFESYLGMRCEYVDMSEITRRIEEEIYDREEYARAMQWVKENCREGTDRNPPDRQAGREQKDNEWSTSVKMALICRDLMVGNPRLAEMGYKEEAEGHNALAAGFQGQRQWTDHFPNGDFMEAILNSSFDWNGIRRPYIMATENDSLNGVAMLFGYLLTNTAQVFADVRTFWSPAAVKRVTGKELEGVASGGIIHLINSGAAALDGSGRMNKDGRSAMKPFWEITPEDVKACLEATTWWPAVREYFRGGGFSSKFVTRGGMPITLARVNIIKGLGPVLQIAEGYTVELPDDVHRILDDRTDPSWPTTWFAPRLTGKGAFTDVYAVMNNWGANHGAFSYGHIGADLITLASILRIPVCMHNVPPERIFRPSAWNAFGTEDLEGADYRACRNFGPLYGKY encoded by the coding sequence ATGAAAGATGCACTTTTTTTAAACACCAGCTTGCCCAAAATCGGTATCCGGCCTATCATTGACGGGCGCCGTAACGGGGTGCGGGAATCTTTGGAAGAAACCACCATGGGGATGGCTAGAAGGGTGAAAAAGTTATTAGAATCCAATATAAAATATCCGAATGGTTTACCCGTGGAGTGCGTGATAGCCGATACCACCATCGGTGGGGTGGCCGAGGCGACTCGCTGCGCGGAAAAATTTGCCCGCGAAGGCGTCGGCCTGACGATTAGCGTGACTCCTTGCTGGTGTTACGGCTCCGAAACTATCGATATGGATCCTTTTATGCCCAAAGCCATCTGGGGTTTTAACGGCACGGAGCGTCCGGGGGCTGTCTATCTCGCGGCTGCCCTGGCGGGACACAGCCAGAAGGGGCTGCCGGCTTTTGGCATTTACGGGCGCGATGTCCAGGACGCCGGCGATGAGAATATTCCCGATGACGTCGCGCAAAAAATACTGCAGTTTGCCAGGGCGGGCCTGGCGGTCGCTCTGATGCGGCGTAAATCCTACCTGTCAATCGGCAACGTATCCATGGGCATTGCCGGATCTATAGTCGATCCCCATTTCTTTGAAAGCTACCTGGGCATGAGATGTGAATATGTGGATATGTCGGAAATAACCAGGAGAATTGAAGAAGAGATATACGACAGAGAAGAATATGCAAGAGCGATGCAATGGGTAAAGGAGAACTGCCGAGAAGGAACGGATCGTAACCCACCTGACAGACAGGCTGGCCGGGAGCAAAAGGATAATGAATGGAGTACTTCTGTTAAGATGGCCTTAATATGCCGGGATCTGATGGTTGGCAATCCCCGGCTGGCCGAGATGGGCTATAAAGAAGAAGCCGAAGGCCATAATGCCCTGGCTGCTGGCTTCCAGGGGCAGCGGCAGTGGACCGACCATTTCCCCAACGGCGATTTCATGGAAGCCATTTTAAATTCCTCCTTTGACTGGAACGGCATCAGGCGGCCTTATATCATGGCTACGGAAAACGATAGCCTCAATGGTGTGGCCATGCTGTTCGGTTATTTACTGACCAACACCGCCCAGGTTTTTGCCGATGTTAGAACCTTCTGGAGCCCGGCGGCAGTCAAGAGAGTAACCGGTAAAGAACTGGAAGGGGTTGCATCAGGGGGTATTATCCACCTGATCAACTCCGGCGCGGCGGCCCTGGATGGTTCGGGGAGGATGAACAAAGACGGCCGATCGGCCATGAAACCCTTCTGGGAGATAACACCCGAAGACGTAAAAGCCTGCCTGGAGGCAACCACCTGGTGGCCCGCTGTCCGGGAGTATTTTCGCGGCGGTGGCTTCTCTTCAAAATTCGTTACCAGGGGCGGCATGCCCATAACCCTTGCGCGGGTGAATATTATTAAAGGACTGGGACCCGTATTGCAGATAGCGGAGGGTTACACAGTAGAATTACCGGATGATGTACACCGGATCCTGGACGACAGGACCGACCCCAGCTGGCCCACGACATGGTTTGCACCAAGGTTGACGGGTAAAGGCGCCTTTACCGATGTCTACGCGGTGATGAATAACTGGGGAGCCAATCACGGTGCCTTCAGTTACGGGCATATCGGAGCAGATTTAATCACGTTGGCCTCGATTTTAAGGATACCTGTATGCATGCACAATGTTCCTCCGGAAAGGATCTTCCGGCCCAGCGCCTGGAATGCTTTTGGCACGGAAGACCTGGAGGGAGCAGATTACAGGGCCTGCCGCAACTTTGGGCCCTTGTACGGGAAGTACTGA
- a CDS encoding ABC transporter permease gives MNKKLYQVINNYRIYFLCGLVFIAMAIFVPNFLTLYNLTNILKGMSLNAVVAIGFTIVMICKELDLSIGTTLTLGAMFVIGFQPALGWGWSLLIAVLAGALVGLANGLLVARAKIDSFIVTLGTMTTVQGIIFLYGKGYALNATDFTVADWLETPIIPLLPPRVVITIVFVLLFQVLLARTRYGRGFYMVGANRETAWLAGLNTEGYVIVSFIISGITAALGGALFAMSLSSATPTIGTSSLMIVVAATIIGGTSMAGGKGSILGSAMAVLTLTILYNGLTNLGAGFEIQILASGLVLAVVVLYEAYALYQADKVKGQKPELLKEVSLRESK, from the coding sequence ATGAACAAAAAACTTTACCAGGTAATCAACAACTATAGAATCTATTTCCTCTGCGGTCTGGTATTCATAGCGATGGCCATATTCGTACCCAATTTCCTGACCCTCTATAATCTTACCAACATCCTGAAGGGCATGAGCTTAAATGCCGTGGTGGCCATCGGGTTTACCATCGTCATGATCTGCAAGGAGCTCGACCTATCAATCGGTACCACCCTCACCTTAGGGGCTATGTTTGTAATCGGGTTTCAACCAGCCCTGGGCTGGGGTTGGAGTCTCCTGATTGCGGTGCTGGCCGGAGCGCTGGTGGGCCTGGCCAACGGGTTGCTGGTGGCGCGGGCGAAGATCGACTCTTTCATAGTTACGCTGGGGACCATGACCACGGTCCAGGGGATTATCTTTTTATATGGTAAAGGTTATGCCTTAAACGCCACTGATTTCACCGTAGCCGACTGGCTGGAAACACCCATCATTCCACTTTTACCACCTCGGGTAGTGATTACTATTGTTTTTGTCCTCCTGTTCCAGGTTCTTCTCGCCCGTACCAGATACGGAAGGGGCTTTTACATGGTGGGAGCCAACCGGGAAACAGCCTGGCTGGCGGGGCTTAACACGGAAGGGTACGTTATTGTTTCGTTTATAATATCAGGTATAACCGCCGCCCTGGGGGGAGCCCTGTTTGCCATGAGCCTTAGTTCGGCCACGCCCACCATCGGCACCAGTTCCCTGATGATCGTTGTAGCGGCAACTATTATCGGTGGTACCTCCATGGCCGGCGGCAAAGGTAGTATCCTGGGCAGCGCGATGGCGGTTTTAACCCTGACCATCCTTTACAACGGCCTTACCAACCTGGGCGCGGGCTTTGAAATCCAGATTTTAGCCAGCGGCCTGGTGCTGGCCGTGGTGGTACTGTATGAAGCCTATGCCTTGTACCAGGCGGATAAGGTGAAAGGACAAAAGCCGGAGCTGTTAAAGGAGGTGAGCCTTAGGGAGAGCAAGTAG
- a CDS encoding sugar ABC transporter ATP-binding protein, whose protein sequence is MDLIPALQMKKVSKKFPGTLAVDNVDFEVYPGEVHALVGENGAGKSTLMKMLAGSFNDYTGQIYIDGKEVKLHSPAIAKANGIAMIYQELSLARPLTIAENLLVGRLPVRNRWFIDKRALIQEARACLQSVELDYLDPFSPVEEISQHEAQLVEIAKALGNNPRILVMDEPTSALSREEVERLFKIIGKLKQQGLAIVYISHHLNEIFQVADRVTVMRDGRKVATQNITNVTPEKLIEMMVGRSINQVYCAAKRTPGEVVLEVKNLSRYGFFHHISFCVRAGEILGIAGLAGAGRSELGRAISGVDPVDAGEIILAGRRIKVKNMARALQYGIAYLTEDRKTQGLALRLTLEENLLAPLIPRHCKGFIYQKQLGTGIVKRLIDDLHISPPDPSRIVGNLSGGNQQKVLLGKWLATGPRVLILDEPTRGVDVGAKLTIHTAIEKLAAQGVAVILISSDLPELVRLSDRVLIMRKGRLLGEIPGKSCTEEAVLLAINSEGEIAHAG, encoded by the coding sequence GTGGATTTAATTCCGGCATTGCAAATGAAAAAGGTTAGCAAGAAATTCCCGGGTACCCTGGCTGTGGACAACGTTGATTTTGAAGTTTATCCCGGCGAAGTCCATGCCCTGGTGGGTGAAAATGGCGCTGGTAAATCAACCTTAATGAAAATGCTGGCCGGCTCCTTCAATGACTACACAGGGCAAATCTACATTGATGGAAAGGAGGTTAAACTACATTCCCCGGCTATTGCCAAAGCTAATGGTATAGCTATGATCTACCAGGAATTAAGCCTGGCCAGGCCGCTCACTATTGCCGAAAATTTGCTGGTGGGGAGGCTGCCGGTAAGAAACAGGTGGTTTATTGATAAAAGAGCCTTAATTCAGGAAGCAAGGGCCTGCCTGCAAAGTGTGGAACTAGATTATCTAGACCCCTTTTCCCCGGTGGAAGAAATCAGCCAGCATGAAGCCCAGCTAGTGGAGATTGCCAAGGCCCTGGGCAACAACCCCCGTATTTTAGTTATGGATGAGCCGACCTCCGCCCTATCGCGGGAAGAGGTGGAACGCCTGTTTAAAATAATAGGCAAACTGAAGCAGCAGGGGCTGGCCATCGTTTACATCAGCCATCATTTAAATGAAATTTTCCAGGTGGCAGATCGAGTTACCGTTATGCGTGATGGCCGGAAAGTAGCAACCCAGAATATAACCAACGTTACCCCGGAAAAATTGATCGAAATGATGGTCGGGCGCTCTATCAATCAAGTGTACTGTGCAGCGAAAAGAACTCCCGGCGAGGTAGTCCTGGAGGTTAAAAACTTAAGCCGGTATGGGTTTTTCCACCACATATCCTTCTGTGTCAGAGCGGGGGAGATTCTGGGAATTGCCGGGCTGGCGGGGGCGGGGCGCAGCGAACTGGGCCGGGCCATCAGCGGCGTGGACCCTGTGGATGCAGGAGAAATTATCCTTGCAGGCAGGAGGATTAAAGTCAAAAATATGGCCCGGGCACTCCAGTACGGTATCGCTTATCTGACGGAAGACCGTAAAACCCAGGGGCTTGCCCTGCGCCTCACCTTAGAGGAAAATCTGTTAGCGCCTTTGATTCCCCGACACTGTAAAGGTTTTATCTACCAGAAGCAATTAGGAACGGGTATAGTTAAAAGGTTAATAGACGACCTGCACATTTCCCCCCCGGACCCGTCCAGGATCGTAGGTAACTTATCAGGGGGAAATCAACAAAAGGTTTTGCTGGGCAAGTGGCTGGCTACCGGCCCGCGGGTGTTGATCCTTGATGAACCCACCCGGGGTGTAGATGTAGGCGCCAAACTCACCATTCATACGGCCATCGAAAAACTGGCCGCCCAGGGTGTGGCCGTCATTCTCATCTCGTCTGACCTGCCGGAACTGGTGCGGCTTTCCGACCGGGTATTAATTATGCGTAAGGGACGTTTACTGGGGGAAATACCCGGTAAGTCCTGTACGGAAGAAGCGGTGCTGCTGGCTATAAACAGTGAAGGAGAAATAGCCCATGCTGGTTAA
- a CDS encoding L-rhamnose mutarotase, whose protein sequence is MKRYGMVIKVKPEKLEEYKKLHAAVWPGVARMITECNIRNYSIFYKDGYLFSYYEYIGDDYEADMAKMAADPTTQKWWEVCKPCQEPLETRAEGEWWAVMEEVFHQD, encoded by the coding sequence ATGAAACGCTATGGTATGGTCATCAAGGTGAAACCCGAAAAACTGGAGGAATATAAAAAGCTGCACGCAGCCGTATGGCCCGGGGTGGCCAGGATGATTACCGAGTGCAACATAAGGAATTATAGCATTTTCTATAAAGACGGGTATTTATTTAGCTACTACGAATATATTGGCGATGACTATGAAGCCGATATGGCTAAGATGGCGGCCGATCCTACCACCCAGAAATGGTGGGAGGTATGTAAACCCTGTCAAGAACCCCTTGAGACGCGGGCGGAAGGGGAATGGTGGGCGGTTATGGAGGAAGTATTCCATCAGGATTAA
- a CDS encoding ABC transporter permease → MLVKCERIELNKRRTETAGWIEKFGVYIMILVLLILGTLISNKFLTLDNLANVVHAVALLGIVAVGVTFVTYSGHFADMSVPGIIALSGMVAVDMLRYGLVVSLVSGLVTGLMVGLINAFVVGKLRANPIIWTLAVAFVINGVVRWLYRGEQIYPDLKAGEKLASAFVNLARINIGGAVPITVVVFLVMVIIGQLLLTKTKFGVQLKLIGSSYEVARMTGVNVTGMVGLAFILSALAASIGGVLLTSLVKIGAYYNGVGYDFRAVTAIVLGGVSLAGGKGNMIGVLGGVVVIGLLNNILTLLGVGTFSQTIVQGLVFILVVWFNTYSLRKLGKADG, encoded by the coding sequence ATGCTGGTTAAATGCGAAAGAATAGAGCTGAATAAACGGCGCACAGAAACGGCCGGCTGGATCGAGAAGTTCGGTGTCTATATCATGATCCTTGTGCTTCTCATCCTGGGAACTTTAATTTCCAACAAGTTTTTAACCCTTGACAATCTAGCGAATGTTGTCCATGCTGTAGCTTTGCTGGGCATCGTTGCCGTCGGTGTCACTTTTGTAACCTACAGCGGGCATTTTGCTGACATGTCGGTACCAGGGATTATTGCCCTTTCGGGAATGGTCGCCGTTGACATGCTGCGTTACGGCCTTGTTGTTAGTTTAGTCTCGGGCCTGGTGACGGGTCTTATGGTAGGCCTGATAAACGCCTTTGTTGTTGGTAAACTGAGAGCCAACCCGATTATCTGGACCCTGGCGGTTGCCTTTGTGATCAATGGCGTAGTGAGGTGGCTTTACCGGGGTGAACAGATTTATCCGGACTTAAAGGCGGGCGAAAAGCTGGCGTCTGCTTTTGTGAACCTGGCCAGGATTAATATAGGAGGGGCGGTACCCATTACAGTTGTCGTATTCCTGGTAATGGTAATCATCGGACAACTATTGCTCACCAAAACAAAGTTTGGCGTGCAGCTAAAACTCATTGGTTCTTCCTACGAAGTGGCGAGAATGACGGGAGTAAACGTAACGGGGATGGTCGGGCTGGCCTTTATATTATCCGCCCTGGCCGCTTCCATCGGGGGGGTTCTCTTAACCTCGCTGGTAAAAATAGGAGCGTATTATAACGGGGTCGGCTATGACTTCCGGGCCGTCACGGCCATTGTCCTCGGCGGGGTGAGCCTGGCAGGTGGCAAGGGTAACATGATCGGTGTCCTAGGAGGGGTAGTTGTTATCGGCCTCTTGAATAATATCCTGACCCTCCTGGGTGTGGGGACTTTCTCCCAGACAATTGTCCAGGGTCTGGTGTTTATCCTGGTTGTCTGGTTCAATACCTATTCATTGCGAAAATTAGGGAAGGCTGATGGATAA
- a CDS encoding sugar ABC transporter substrate-binding protein produces the protein MIKKMTGIVLVVLMAALLMTGCGGKQAQEAPKGGQTGQADKKSSNLEESIKAEGVVAGLKADDGQLLLPPLEKKEIPPRPADPAKLPEEDAMHWYDMEYSGWGVTKVNIPKSPKDGAKGKKVTLIVHGDHPWTTAYIRGAKKVADAYGMELKVMSPNWNPDVQAQMVDQAIGARPDMILMIPVDAKMAVQLFRKINQAGIPVIATNTHPESEAMKYVIAWTGPDDWGQFRMLARKFAELMHNEGGYAIIQHNPGGSPFFARTYAPITELKKIAPKMELLDKQAPGFEAEKTMQVVSDWITRFGSKLKGIVLADDSAQAIGTVEALKKANRQDIIVVAAGNSKVGMDLVKEGKIQAITYQTAEGDGAAAVKAAADWFNGHDVEPVRYLPKHIITKDDVDKFMPAQW, from the coding sequence ATGATTAAAAAGATGACCGGGATAGTACTGGTAGTTTTAATGGCCGCGTTATTAATGACCGGCTGTGGCGGCAAGCAAGCCCAGGAAGCGCCCAAAGGTGGGCAGACCGGCCAGGCTGACAAGAAAAGCTCCAACCTGGAGGAATCCATCAAAGCTGAGGGCGTGGTTGCCGGGCTGAAGGCTGATGACGGGCAGCTCCTTCTCCCTCCTCTGGAGAAAAAGGAAATTCCGCCGCGGCCTGCCGATCCCGCTAAACTTCCCGAAGAGGATGCCATGCACTGGTACGACATGGAGTATTCTGGCTGGGGCGTAACGAAAGTTAATATTCCTAAATCACCTAAAGATGGCGCTAAAGGGAAAAAGGTTACCCTGATCGTCCACGGCGACCATCCCTGGACCACGGCTTACATCCGGGGTGCCAAAAAAGTGGCCGATGCCTACGGAATGGAACTAAAGGTTATGTCCCCCAACTGGAACCCCGATGTCCAGGCCCAGATGGTGGACCAGGCCATCGGCGCCCGGCCGGATATGATCCTGATGATCCCGGTGGACGCCAAGATGGCGGTACAGCTTTTCCGAAAGATCAACCAGGCGGGTATCCCGGTTATTGCCACCAATACCCATCCCGAGAGCGAAGCCATGAAATATGTCATCGCCTGGACCGGCCCGGATGACTGGGGGCAGTTCAGGATGCTGGCCCGCAAATTTGCCGAGTTGATGCACAATGAAGGCGGTTATGCAATTATTCAGCATAATCCTGGCGGCTCTCCCTTCTTTGCCAGGACGTATGCCCCGATAACTGAACTGAAGAAGATTGCGCCAAAGATGGAGCTTCTGGATAAACAGGCGCCCGGGTTTGAAGCCGAAAAAACCATGCAGGTGGTGTCCGACTGGATTACCAGATTCGGCTCCAAACTTAAAGGTATAGTGCTGGCCGATGATTCCGCTCAGGCCATCGGCACTGTTGAAGCCCTCAAAAAGGCCAACCGGCAGGATATTATTGTCGTTGCCGCCGGCAACAGCAAAGTGGGCATGGACCTGGTGAAGGAAGGCAAAATCCAGGCCATCACCTACCAGACGGCTGAAGGTGACGGCGCCGCGGCGGTAAAGGCGGCAGCCGACTGGTTCAATGGCCATGACGTAGAACCGGTCCGCTACCTGCCCAAGCATATCATTACCAAAGACGATGTCGACAAGTTTATGCCGGCCCAGTGGTAG
- a CDS encoding uroporphyrinogen decarboxylase family protein, translating into MSKTKGGIKTERVLKALNHEEPDRVPITDFFWSLFLQEWQKEKGKDAFIYDYYDLDILVVSPNMDPRVMRSRFIEKNDEYMIYETGWGSVIKRQIEAPMPMFLEFGIKSAADYAKFEFDDPLDPRRYYDERDDIINTGDTYLVLPSFAETVERYKNDYFIFGSVCEPFEALWRCRGTEGALMDLVLYPDETQAFIDRLTEHMLAIGKKQIEMFNLKGMYIWGDVAYDKGMFFSPDLWRKMFYPAVKKLCTEFHAMGAKIIYHGCGNARAIYEDLIDAGVDCYNPLEAKAGLDVVELKRQYKGRLAFNGNIDVRVLAEGDKDAIRREVLRKLNAAKGGGYIISSDHSVAANVPPENYDYLVQLVREYGRYPLDLGEFDEEI; encoded by the coding sequence ATGAGCAAAACCAAAGGTGGCATTAAAACCGAACGGGTACTTAAAGCCTTAAACCATGAAGAACCGGACCGTGTGCCTATAACTGACTTTTTTTGGAGCCTTTTCTTGCAAGAATGGCAAAAAGAAAAAGGGAAAGATGCCTTTATCTATGATTATTATGATCTTGATATCCTTGTGGTCAGTCCCAATATGGACCCTCGTGTGATGCGCAGCCGTTTCATCGAGAAAAATGATGAATACATGATTTACGAAACCGGCTGGGGGTCTGTTATTAAAAGACAGATTGAAGCTCCCATGCCTATGTTCCTGGAGTTCGGCATCAAGTCGGCGGCCGATTACGCAAAATTTGAGTTCGATGATCCCTTGGACCCCCGCCGTTATTATGACGAGCGGGACGATATCATCAATACCGGTGACACCTACCTCGTATTGCCCAGTTTTGCCGAGACAGTAGAGCGCTATAAAAACGACTATTTCATTTTTGGTAGTGTCTGTGAACCCTTTGAAGCCCTCTGGCGCTGCCGTGGTACGGAAGGGGCTTTAATGGACCTGGTCCTCTATCCCGATGAAACCCAGGCCTTTATCGACCGCCTGACGGAGCATATGCTGGCCATCGGCAAGAAGCAGATTGAAATGTTCAATTTAAAGGGCATGTACATCTGGGGCGACGTGGCTTACGACAAGGGCATGTTCTTTTCCCCGGATCTGTGGCGGAAGATGTTTTACCCGGCAGTGAAAAAGCTGTGCACTGAATTCCACGCCATGGGGGCGAAGATCATTTACCACGGCTGCGGCAATGCTCGTGCTATTTACGAGGACCTGATCGACGCGGGTGTGGACTGCTATAACCCCCTGGAAGCTAAAGCTGGCCTGGATGTGGTGGAATTAAAGCGCCAGTACAAGGGCCGGCTGGCATTTAACGGTAATATTGACGTCCGGGTTTTAGCCGAAGGGGATAAAGATGCGATCCGGAGGGAGGTCCTGCGTAAACTAAACGCTGCCAAAGGCGGGGGCTATATCATTTCTTCTGACCATTCCGTAGCTGCTAATGTACCGCCGGAGAATTATGATTACCTGGTGCAACTGGTACGGGAGTATGGCAGGTATCCGCTAGATCTGGGGGAGTTTGACGAGGAAATATAG